Genomic window (Scleropages formosus chromosome 16, fSclFor1.1, whole genome shotgun sequence):
AGCGGCGGTGTGTGTCAAGGCTGCCTTCACAACACAGCAGGGCGTCATTGTGACCGTTGCGCCCCCAACTACTATCGCAACCCAAGGAGTGCCATGAACCGCCCCGATGCCTGTCTCGGTGAGTACACACTCAATCCCACCAGGCCTTGACCACCCCCAGCTGTTTTCTTCCATGTAGCAGTACATACTGGAGTACGTGACCATAAGATATCCTTCTGGCAATACGTATGCAGTTATGTCTCGTGTGCACTTTCTCCGCACGAAACCATGGCACACATTTGTAACGTACAAGTTAATAAGAGCAGGGCAGATTGGTTTTGCACCTGGAGATGGGAGCGTGCGCTTACAGAGACTGCGTCTGGCTTTCAGAGTGCCAGTGCAGCGCTGCGGGGGCTGAGGCCGGGCAGCAGTGCGATGAAGAAACGGGACGCTGTCGCTGCAAGGCCAACGTAGAGGGAGCGCGGTGCGACCGATGCAAGTCCGGTTATTATGGGCTGAGTGCTGACAACCCGCTGGGCTGCAGCAGTGAGTGACCGGAAATTGACGGCTTACCTTCACCTAGATGTTTATTGACATGTTCACCCAGATGGCACCAATACCTACACCTTTCCCTTCCCCGATCACACTACCATTAAGgaacacattttcagtaatgttGCCAAAATAAGATACGAACAACATCGCTGATTTAATGTAagtgtataattttaatttcacaggTACGTTTCCATTCATTTTAGAAAAAGGGTATCTGAAAAAGTTTCACCATTTCATCTTCTGTCCtagtttgcatgtttatatacatgtatatgtgcATTTACGTGTAGAATGCCCTTGCGACTTCGATGGCCCATGCGACTCCGTGACGGGGCAGTGCAGCTGCCCTCCCAAAGTTCTTGGGTTGGCATGTGACCGCTGTGCACCCAACCACTGGAATCTGCGTTCCCCTGAAGGGTGTGAACCCTGTAACTGTGACCCCAACAACTCATACGGCTCCTCTTGTGACCAGGTAAAGCCCTCCAGCCCTTGATCATATGAATATGAGTGCAATCAAAGTGCGGTAGTCACCCTGGTCCAGCACTGGGGCATCTGGCATCCCCAGACAACAATCTGTCCAGCAGCCCTGAGACTTCTGTCTCTAAATTAATAACGGTACACATAcagatgtcacacacactgcctgaaaccgcttgtcccaaatggggttgcggcaaaccggagcctaatccggcaacacaaggcgtaaggctggaggtgggcaggcatacccaggatgggacaccagtctatcggagggcaccccaagagggactcgagctccagacctgccagagagtgggacccggccaaacccgctgcgcctccGTGCCCCCCTACATGCGGATATGTGGCAGGAAATTATTTTAGATATAGAAacatgaagaaggaaaaaattaagttggtaactttatgtaattatttatgatatGTGAGTGCCGGTGCTAACCCTTCACTTATTCCATTCAGCTGACTGGTCAGTGCCAGTGCCGGCCAGGGTTTAGCGGACGGTCCTGCACGGAATGCCCAGACGGGACCTATGGAGACCGTCGCATCGGCTGTCGACGTATGTGTTCACCTCAGTCTAAATACACCATGGTTCACCTGCTTGCACCCTCATGTCCCTTCGGCTGAATCTCTGAACATCAAAAGATTTTTGCACATTCTATTTAAACCAAAATCGAATTTATCTGCAtttttaagtaccttaataattttattaaagatcatttgaaacacacacatatatgtcaTTATAAACTAGAACTGCCCCCTTGGTCACCTGACAATTAGAACACTTACcgacaaagacatgctgctacCGGAATAAAGGCAGTTTCATCGCACCATTCAGATTTTCTAAAGTAAGACACTGAAATGTGTTGAAGTGTAAAAAGAATATAGTAGGTACTGCTGATAAAAGGACACAAAACAACTTCtcaggaaaaatgtaaaatacggCATTCTGAAAACTTACTAAGTAGATACACACATGGGTTCCGCTTTCACTCCACATCAGTCTCTCTTCTGCAGCCCACCAGACATTATACTGTCCGGTCTATTATGGTCCACTGCACATTTTTACAGAGGAAAACTCTCAGTCTGGGTACCCTGTCCTGCAGTAATACCCTCTACTAACTCACAGTATTTAACTAAAGTGGAGCACATAATAGGGGAGCACTATACACAACaagtataataatgtaataataattattagaatataattgtaataaattcattttgtgCCTTATTTCCCCAGCTTGCAACTGTGATCGCAGCGGCACAGCCCGCTGTGACAAACGCACTGGCGCTTGTATCTGTTTGCTGGGTGTGACGGGCTCTCTCTGCAATACCTGTGCCCGCGGCCACTGCGACCGTTACCCGCTCTGCCCCGTCTGCCCTGCCTGCTTCTTCACCTTGGACCAGCAACTGCAGAACCTGACGTTGAGCTTAGAGGGAATCTCCTCTCGGGCTTCTGCTTTGCCTGGGACCATCCACCCAAGCTTGGCCTCTCGCATACGGGCAATGGAAGATGTCCTCGCTCAGACCCGAGGCTCCATCGTCTTTCCGCCTCAGTCTACTTACCGCTTGAACGAGGTTCTTGCAGAAGCACAACGACTCAGGTAGGGTTAGGATTTCGACATGTTGCTTGCCGTCTTCATGAGTTACATGCTCAGAAATACATTAATTATGAATGTTAAATGTCTTACGTTTTGCATGAGTAACGTAATGCTTcagtcaaaatattttaaagtgatttgGTGCTCTTCTGCCCTTATTCACGTGATTTACTTTAATTAGAATGAGTAAAATCAGCAAATTAGCGGAGTTGTGAAACCTGTGTCTCTTCATCTTCCAATTGTATTGGCCAGTCTTTGAATCCAGATATAGTGGTTTTACCCATTAATCTATTCATCGgcaataatcacttgtccaattcagggtcacggtAATCCAACATCTATGACTTACACGTGTTTTCAAATTCATAGACTTTATGATCAAATCCCTGAgtacaaacattttataaatgagGCCTCTGATTTCAATATACTGCAGGGATCAGGCAGAAAGACTGGATCCAAGCACTTTTAGCACTTCCGAAGCCTTGGCCTTGGCTCGCCAACTGGATGAGCTAGATAGGATCATGCAGTCCATGACCCTGGAGTACAGCGACAAGGAAAATGCTGCCAAGAGAAACGAGACCACTAACTACTCAGGTATGAATTGGCCAGCATTGCATTTCCCCTTGATGTGCCAACCCAAGGTTATGCCAACAGTTGTCCAAATGATTGGCTGGAGCTTTTAAGCCCAGTGGAgttgtgttcttttttcagAGTCATTCCTTTTCACCTAAGGTCTTCATGCACTCTGAGCTCACAATTTGTTTTCACAGGAGCCCTCTCAACTATCAAGGCAGCCTACAAGGACTCGACTGCTGCCATGAAGGCTGCAGAGGCCACCCAGCCACTGCTGGAGCAAGCCGCCGGGGCCCGTGGTGATGCCCTGGCTCTGGAACGAGATGTCCAACAGACCAACACCAAGAACCTGAAGCAACTGGATCAGGATCTGGCCTCAGGGCCCAACCTCACACCAACTGCAAAGCAGGTGAAGCCCCAACTCAGCATTTTTCCATGAGTTTGCAGGGTACGGGACTAAGAACAGTACTCAGAACCATGGCTCTCCGAGTCACACCCTGAACTCCTGTGGCTTACTTTGCTCTTTATATTTAGCAATACCATGATCGTTGCAACATAGGACTTTTCCTTTCCTGTGGACAATATCATAACTGTAAGTAAATTACAGGTGTGTGGCAGCACTCGCTCGACACCCTGCACCCCACAGCAGTGTGACGGAAAGTTGTGTCCTGCTCCTGAGGATGCTGCTTGTACCGAACAGCAGAGCTGCACTGGGGCTCTGCCCCTGGGGACCAAGGCCCTGGGGGATGCAAAGGAGGTGAAATCCAGGTTACAGCAGCTCACGGGGAAAATTGCACAGACAGCAGAACAGGTATGACAGAGTGTAATAATATCGTTCTCGTCGTCATGGGCAAATTACGACAGCTTTGCCTAACCCTTGAATTGTATTCTGGtcatatattataaataatggTTTATTTAATCTGATTGAAATGTCTTCTTAAGATATTCCGCACTGGGCATCTGAACACATAACAGTGGTACATTTCAGGCAAATAAGGTCTATAGATCATAACTTCCTAAACTGTAGCAGTTTTGATAATGAGTGGGAAACATTTGGTTGAAAGGTGATAATCtattttttataattacttAAATGGGCTTCCCAATTTTTAATGGGATCACTAGCGACAGAAAACGGTCCATATTACAGTCTACATTGAACTGTCTATATGTTATTCAGAGAACATTCATGAGTGAATAATTCTTCGgcacttttttttacagatcCAAAAAACACAGGATTCGGCCAATAATGTGAGACTGACTGCAGATGATCTggctaaacaaattaaacaagcTCGGGACgttctggatgcagacatgaagAACACTAGAGACTATGTGAAGGAGCTAAGAAATTTCTTGGAAGGTACCATTTCTGTGCACTTAGGAATTCGGTTGGGGGAAGATGGCTCATGCCCGTGCTGACCTGGTGCATGTGTATACAGAGATAAGCATTGCATGTGCTGTTCCAGATCCTCTCACAGATCCGGCTGTCATCCAAGAAATCAGCGAAGGGGTTCTCAACACTAAGCTGCCTCTCAGTCTGGCTGCTTTGAAACGTAAAGTCGAGGACATTCGAACCCTTGCCGCCGGCTTGCCTAACAGCTCCCACATCCTGGACAGCACCACCCCGCAACTCGAACGGGCCCGCCAGTTGCTGCAGAAGGCGCAGACCGCCAGGTATCGTACTGCTGCTGTTTGGTTTCTATTCTTGATATGTTGAGCACAATCACAGCTCTAATCCACAAAAGGTACCATCCCTCCGAGTACAACATGGGTAACCTCAGGGTGACCAACTGTATGGGGTGCCACCTtcaaattttctgtattttccatattatttttacatttatagatttagcaaagacaaaaactaataaaaaatcTGGCATGTGTGCAGAGTATAGGTGATTTGGTAATTCACATTCTCGAAGTTTCTTATGGTTCAGGCACTATATGAAGCTGAATAACAGGCAAACCCGATGACTGTAGTGCCAATGGGTAACCACAGAGTGTGCTACTGAATTTTACGCccttaaaataatgtttattggCTTTACAGTGGTCTGTTTCTGACAGCATGTGTGGCTGTGCTACTGATTTGAGTTTGAGGTATCTGTGTTTaagcgggggtgcagtggtatagcggggcagtggtgcagtggtgcactgggttggaccgggtcctgctctccggtgggtctggggttcgactctcgcttggggagccttgcgatggactggcatcccgtcctgggtgtgaccccttctcctccagccttttgccttgtgtggccgggttaggcttccggctccctgtgtgggacaagcagtttgaggTGATCTGTGTGGTTTATGACTATGTTATATTTTTGATTTCTTACCGTTTGACAAgatatttctgaagaaaaaactAATCACTTTCAGATGTTTTTGAATTTCACTGGGGTAGAGTTAGGAGTCATGTAGAGGGGGTGACCCTGTAGTATCCATACAAAAGACtagaaaataaatgtgtctcTGTAACAAAGGGAGGtgtttgatttgatttattacATATAGAATTTATTATGTCATATCATGGCAGAGATGATGCCCTGGAAGTGGAGGACAAAGTGGGTGACCTGCTAGGAAACCTGTCCAATGCAGAGGACGTACTGAAGGACCTGGAGACCAAGATCCAGGAGAGCCTGGATGAGCTGAAGAAGGCTGAACGTAACATCGATGAGGTACGCACGCCACAGTCGTGACTAACCCTGCGGCCCGAATCCTAATGTTGTTAAGTTTGCACCACACAAATGGTTACAATCTAAAAACCATTCTATTTATGAGAGGATATtttctgcactggacaaaaagTACTCAGTGGATAAATACCACCATGCTCACAGGCTGAGAAGAAGCTGGACCCTGCCCTGAAGACAGTGGATGAGGTGGCAGGGTTGGTGGACACCATGCAGCCACAGCTGGATGACTTGAAGGCCTTGGTGCAGAGCGCAGATCAGTTAGCCAAAGACGCCCAAAACCAAGCACAGGATGCCCAGCAAGAGGCCTCAGCTGCTGCACAGGTGAGCTGGTCAGAAAGCAAGTCATTCTTTCGAGGCGGGATGAGACTTTTTCTATCAGCATGTCTTGCTGACCCCATGAGCGAAGCGCATAAAAGTTTGAGGTTTAACACTGTGCCTCTTCAGCGTTGTGCTAATGAGGTTTCTGCATGTTCGTGAGAGAGCAGGATCTGCCGGCACTGGAAAAGCAGCTGGAGCTGTTGAGGCAGAAGGCCAAGGAAGCAGGTGGTGGAGAGAATGAAGCAGAACCTGGGGACAGACTGCAGAAGTTGCAGCTGGAAGCATCCACTCTCATTGAGGAGACCATGAACATGATGAAGTCCCTGGCAGGTATGtggcattgttgctgttgcggtgtggcacagtgagtagcgctactatctcacagcacctgggtgatgtgagaggatgtgggtttgatccctgctcagtctgtgtgacatttccatgttctcactgtatctctgtgggtttcctctgggtgctctggtttcctcccacagtccaaagacatgctgttcaggtttcccccatagtgtgtgagtgatggagagagtgtgttccactgatgtatggatgagtgacccattgtgtaagtagtgtatctagcagtgtaagtcaccttcgtgaattaggtgtgtgggctaataacactgcgtagagttcattggacgctgctttggagaaaagtgtctgctaaataaatagaggtAAAAGGCATTTTAGAATGAGTAGTAGGGGGATTGAGGGAAGTTGGCTTTGTGTTACATTGTATCAGTACTGTGTGACATAGACAGAAGGTGTTGTGGGTCAGGGGCTGGCGGTTTTGTGGTGAACATCGTGCGATGTCTCTTCTTCTCAGATCGTGAGGCTTCGCTGCAGCAGGATGCAGACCAGCTCGCCCAGAAGGCAAAGATGCTGGATGGGCTGGATGCCCAGGTCCAAGAACTCCTGAGAGATATCCGTAGAAAGGCCTCTGTGCTGAACACCTGCCAGGCCTGATCCTGCATCTTCGTTGCAGCCCACGTGACCTTTCCCATCACAGCTCCCTGGATGATCCTTcgtttcattatttatttatgttgtaGTTCATACTTCTGCACACATAGTGTTATTTCAGCATGTGAACAGATGATACCTTCTGGGTCAAATACAGGTCACTCGCAAAAGTGAATGGCAGAGAGTGAACGAGCAGAATCGTGACTGGTCTCCCCCCACGCAGACATACCGAATGAAGCCCTTTGTACGGCTGGCACCTTGGTAATGAAGTAATAGTTTCATTCACATGCCGATTCTGCtctaatactgtataataaagcCCGTTTTGTAAATAGATCACAATTTGTATGTGTCTAAATGTCTGAGCACAGTCTGTTGTTGCTTACTGTGAGCATCTACGTAAATTGGTTCATATTATCTACCCATTGAAAGGAATTCATACAGCTTAAGTAGCCCTTGAAcagcatgcatgcatacacTAAGcataaacatgtatttataatatGCGATAATGGGATTTCCAGGTTTAGCGCGTGATCTAACCTGTCTGGGACATACACTCACGTGTGACCCGCTACTTAGAGCCTTTAAGAGCTATTAAAACAAGCTCCCGCTGGTGAATCAGGTCAGCGTGTACAACGGGACTGTCTGAGAGCAGACTTTGTCATGTAGACTGGCAGACATCACGTCTCGGGGCAGCAGCTCAGCCTCTCCCTAATTTCTTGCCACTcacattactttgtttctttgcatttgttttaattcttttaGTGGAAATTTGCCCAAAGTGGCTTAGAATATATAGCCTATTatatcaaaatatgaaaaacaagtttttgaATGGTGATATTTACACTCctgtttttatatatgtactaaatgaaaacaaatattccTTTAAGCAGTTTAATAACTTAGTCACACTTCTTGCAAAATCAGTTACCGGCTTCCTGCACCTTCTGGATCACATTGTTTATTTAAACCAAGCACAACAATCTTTCAAGGTGGATCTAAATCACAAGTGAAATAGAAAATTCTACACCAGCATTTAGAGataaattacaaacatttaaatattcatgaaataatttaaatcatgAACACCTTTTATAACATGAATGCTCTTAGAGAAATTTACAGCAGTTGTAACACATTGGTAACAGCAAACTGTAAAGTCACTGTATCTAcactgaaaagaatgaagtGCTTGAATCCTTGGCTGATGAAGTCATGAACACTGTAAATTAGATCTACTGTACTGCTACCTATGCAGCTGATGTCGTCAATTTTAGCTCCTTTTCACTCCGGTGTTTCGACAGCAAAGTCCACATTTTTTCCGAACAAAGAACACACGACTTTGCTGTCAACAATCCCAGCTTTAACATTTCACTCTCCACTGGTTCTTTTTCTCTGGCCTTCAGAACGACATTTCACGGGTTCTAAAGAAACCTGTTGATCCCGACAGAACCGCAGAAGAATAGAGATTTTCTCATCCCTTTCCACTTTATAGCCCTTGAAAATGCCTTTTCTAACCAGctattt
Coding sequences:
- the lamb3 gene encoding laminin subunit beta-3; amino-acid sequence: MKLWTLISLAALAAFCDAQQNCQLGSCYPPTTDLLLGNGNHLRASSTCGLTGSEIFCTPVGQWRMKCCPCDSRNPLGLNAHTIQNVLPSAGPNRWWQSQKGVSPVTLQLDLPNIFQLDTLMLDFKGPRPDALVIERSTDFGKTWQPALYMAADCSSAFPHVSTALPSSLRETYCFALPPLPSNPYKDQTIYFSPLRQFSALTDPPSRKVEAVSGFTNLRVNLTHLGHVPHTAGRSPSHFYAVKEMRVTGACFCHGHASHCLPDTSTNELPSAQVNPVCECQHNTAGVNCERCEDLYNDLPWRPSEEGHTHTCQRCECNNHAQRCRFDPVVYEASGRRSGGVCQGCLHNTAGRHCDRCAPNYYRNPRSAMNRPDACLECQCSAAGAEAGQQCDEETGRCRCKANVEGARCDRCKSGYYGLSADNPLGCSKCPCDFDGPCDSVTGQCSCPPKVLGLACDRCAPNHWNLRSPEGCEPCNCDPNNSYGSSCDQLTGQCQCRPGFSGRSCTECPDGTYGDRRIGCRPCNCDRSGTARCDKRTGACICLLGVTGSLCNTCARGHCDRYPLCPVCPACFFTLDQQLQNLTLSLEGISSRASALPGTIHPSLASRIRAMEDVLAQTRGSIVFPPQSTYRLNEVLAEAQRLRDQAERLDPSTFSTSEALALARQLDELDRIMQSMTLEYSDKENAAKRNETTNYSGALSTIKAAYKDSTAAMKAAEATQPLLEQAAGARGDALALERDVQQTNTKNLKQLDQDLASGPNLTPTAKQVCGSTRSTPCTPQQCDGKLCPAPEDAACTEQQSCTGALPLGTKALGDAKEVKSRLQQLTGKIAQTAEQIQKTQDSANNVRLTADDLAKQIKQARDVLDADMKNTRDYVKELRNFLEDPLTDPAVIQEISEGVLNTKLPLSLAALKRKVEDIRTLAAGLPNSSHILDSTTPQLERARQLLQKAQTARDDALEVEDKVGDLLGNLSNAEDVLKDLETKIQESLDELKKAERNIDEAEKKLDPALKTVDEVAGLVDTMQPQLDDLKALVQSADQLAKDAQNQAQDAQQEASAAAQDLPALEKQLELLRQKAKEAGGGENEAEPGDRLQKLQLEASTLIEETMNMMKSLADREASLQQDADQLAQKAKMLDGLDAQVQELLRDIRRKASVLNTCQA